From a region of the Halolamina sp. CBA1230 genome:
- a CDS encoding type IV pilin yields the protein MRTDRGVSSVVGVVLLLGITIIGTGVVVGIGAQAFADAERTTTVSQAQHSLTQFDSQAAIVGLGESSSQRVELGPSGNGEFVAEDDSGWIEIVHHNATGEDKNETIYNASLGSVSYRNGDVEIGYQGGGVWERRGNSSVMRSPPEFNYRRSTLTLPAIRVVSDSQASGRTSAIVTQGEEHESRKVYPNESVHDDGESWDDEGAPYGDNSTYANPINNGTVNVTVQSRFYQGWAEFFRSRTSGNVTVDHRRERASVQLVTVDTVEEFELSETTGTWGLTARGQAPGHSLTDLNTTYINNNQGKGTTFYNSHLGYYFESGAESFEYIVHVPKDESGTIGLSLFYKNTRTDVQHEWSNNDIPINSGPIRVSDDGKKLVINLTAGNATHGTNLTYGDADSTGAQGDWENTGTHPNEISFNHDDDGETITFDVGDDHRDQATTYLLARHYIALLGDEFTIYGTDRGQGGSGSGKGTKIDTSASTGVLDYETSGRQYIAYLHVTENEIEVELE from the coding sequence ATGCGTACCGATCGTGGCGTCTCGAGTGTCGTCGGCGTGGTGTTGCTACTCGGCATCACCATCATCGGCACCGGCGTCGTCGTCGGGATCGGCGCCCAGGCGTTCGCCGACGCCGAGCGGACGACCACGGTCTCACAGGCCCAACACTCGCTGACGCAGTTCGACTCACAGGCCGCGATCGTCGGGCTGGGCGAGAGCAGTTCCCAGCGCGTCGAACTCGGCCCCTCGGGTAACGGTGAGTTCGTCGCCGAAGACGACTCGGGGTGGATCGAGATCGTCCACCACAACGCCACCGGCGAGGACAAGAACGAGACGATATACAACGCCTCGCTGGGGTCGGTGAGCTACCGGAACGGTGACGTGGAGATCGGCTACCAGGGCGGCGGCGTCTGGGAGCGACGGGGCAACAGCAGCGTGATGCGCTCGCCGCCGGAGTTCAACTACCGCCGCTCGACGCTCACACTGCCCGCGATCCGGGTCGTCTCCGACTCGCAGGCGTCGGGACGGACGAGCGCAATCGTGACGCAGGGCGAGGAGCACGAGTCCCGGAAGGTGTACCCCAACGAGTCGGTCCACGACGACGGCGAGTCGTGGGACGACGAAGGCGCGCCTTACGGCGACAACAGCACGTACGCGAACCCGATCAACAACGGGACCGTCAACGTCACCGTCCAGAGTCGGTTCTACCAGGGATGGGCCGAGTTCTTCCGATCGCGGACGAGCGGGAACGTGACCGTCGATCACCGACGCGAACGCGCGAGCGTGCAGTTAGTAACGGTTGATACGGTCGAAGAGTTTGAACTCAGTGAAACAACCGGTACTTGGGGGCTTACAGCGCGTGGGCAGGCGCCAGGCCATAGTCTTACCGATCTCAATACGACCTATATCAATAACAACCAGGGAAAGGGGACGACTTTCTATAACTCCCATCTTGGATACTATTTCGAATCAGGTGCTGAAAGTTTCGAATACATCGTCCATGTTCCGAAGGATGAGTCCGGAACCATAGGATTGAGCCTCTTCTATAAGAATACGCGAACCGATGTCCAACATGAATGGTCAAACAACGATATACCGATCAATAGCGGGCCGATCCGAGTCAGCGACGACGGAAAGAAGTTGGTCATCAACCTTACTGCGGGGAACGCGACCCACGGGACGAATCTAACCTACGGAGACGCCGATAGCACAGGCGCACAAGGGGACTGGGAGAATACCGGGACCCACCCGAACGAGATTTCGTTCAATCATGATGACGACGGAGAGACAATCACGTTTGATGTCGGCGATGATCACAGAGATCAAGCAACGACATATCTCCTTGCTCGACACTACATCGCACTTCTTGGGGACGAGTTCACGATCTATGGTACTGACCGGGGACAGGGTGGTTCCGGCAGTGGAAAGGGGACAAAGATCGACACCAGCGCCTCTACCGGCGTGCTCGACTACGAGACGAGCGGCCGGCAGTACATCGCGTACCTCCACGTGACCGAAAACGAGATCGAAGTCGAACTGGAGTAG
- a CDS encoding type II secretion system F family protein, giving the protein MSLELGEGRDDWGTLADAFYPLYDLLFDAEGDFAANVEQKLTEARMNQAVELYLSRALAVGVLVGGLLWAVGSLLGWAIFALGFVTPESLSLGLPAGSAETAAMLESATVPAAVLLSGLVFGSLGFLMGFGTLAAIPYSRASARKREINMLLSDSVSYMYALSVGGLNQLEILESMAQADDTYGEVAKEFQSIVNETEYFGTDYRNAVRKQSMETPSDELSQFLTDMLSIINSGGDMEQFLYDKKEKHMRTAKQEQETTLETLELFGEMYMTLSLFPLLLIIILVVMSMMGSGRERLIYGTVYALIPLTGVGFLVMISTVKQDEIGDGYLSPRDGSERLEATQEEGLIHLGLIEAFKGRFSVFDRIRSREGNYKTKQLLSAPQIFFRDNPLFTVALTLPTAAAVVAVLFVNGAMPTAWDGMIANPIWGTVAWYYIPSYLTLVPLAVFYEWNGLTRRSITGKLSENLRKLSSANDTGQTLLESIETVADTSSGKLADEFEVMYAKVNYGMSLREAMVEFNNKYHIPRLARTIKLIAEAQEASGQITDVLSTAAQSSENQDDIERERKSRTRMQVAIILMTYLTLLAVMAILKVQFLDTMASMGGSGGGEAAGAGGLSFGASIDTQLLSLLFFHAVTLQAMLSGFISGYIRDAQIISGVKFVVILQTLALAVWVVVV; this is encoded by the coding sequence ATGAGTCTGGAACTCGGCGAGGGGCGCGACGACTGGGGGACGCTGGCGGACGCGTTCTACCCGCTGTACGACCTCCTGTTCGACGCCGAGGGGGATTTCGCCGCCAACGTCGAGCAGAAGCTGACCGAGGCGCGGATGAACCAGGCGGTCGAACTGTACCTCTCGCGGGCGCTCGCGGTCGGCGTACTCGTGGGCGGCCTGCTGTGGGCGGTCGGCAGTCTCCTCGGGTGGGCGATCTTTGCGCTCGGGTTCGTCACCCCAGAGTCGCTCAGCCTCGGCCTCCCCGCCGGGAGCGCGGAGACCGCGGCGATGCTCGAGTCGGCGACGGTGCCCGCGGCGGTCCTGCTCTCGGGACTGGTGTTCGGCAGCCTCGGCTTCCTGATGGGCTTTGGCACGCTAGCGGCGATCCCCTACTCCCGGGCGTCGGCACGGAAACGGGAGATCAACATGCTGCTCTCTGACTCGGTCTCCTACATGTACGCGCTGTCTGTCGGGGGGCTGAACCAACTGGAGATCCTCGAGTCGATGGCCCAGGCCGACGACACGTACGGCGAGGTGGCAAAGGAGTTCCAGAGCATCGTCAACGAGACGGAGTACTTCGGCACCGACTACCGGAACGCGGTGCGCAAGCAGTCGATGGAGACCCCCAGCGACGAGCTCTCGCAGTTCCTCACGGACATGCTCTCCATCATCAACTCCGGCGGGGACATGGAGCAGTTCCTCTACGACAAGAAGGAGAAGCACATGCGCACCGCCAAGCAGGAACAGGAGACGACACTGGAGACCCTGGAGCTGTTCGGCGAGATGTACATGACCCTGTCGCTGTTCCCGCTGTTGCTAATCATCATCCTCGTCGTGATGAGCATGATGGGCAGCGGCCGCGAGAGGCTGATCTACGGCACCGTCTACGCGCTGATCCCGCTGACGGGGGTCGGCTTCCTGGTGATGATCTCGACGGTAAAACAGGACGAGATCGGCGACGGCTACCTCTCGCCCCGGGACGGGAGCGAACGGCTCGAAGCCACACAGGAGGAGGGGCTGATCCACCTCGGCCTGATCGAGGCGTTCAAGGGGCGGTTCAGCGTCTTCGACCGCATCCGATCGCGTGAGGGGAACTACAAGACCAAGCAGCTGCTGTCGGCGCCGCAGATCTTCTTCCGGGACAACCCGCTGTTCACGGTCGCGCTCACGCTGCCGACGGCGGCCGCAGTGGTGGCAGTGCTGTTCGTCAACGGCGCGATGCCGACGGCGTGGGACGGGATGATCGCGAACCCGATCTGGGGGACGGTCGCCTGGTACTACATCCCCTCGTACCTGACGCTCGTCCCGCTTGCGGTGTTCTACGAGTGGAACGGGCTCACGCGACGGTCCATCACCGGGAAGCTCTCGGAGAACCTCCGGAAGCTCTCCTCGGCCAACGACACCGGACAGACGCTGCTGGAGTCGATCGAAACCGTCGCTGATACCTCCTCGGGGAAGCTGGCCGACGAGTTCGAGGTGATGTACGCGAAGGTGAACTACGGGATGAGTCTGCGGGAGGCGATGGTCGAGTTCAACAACAAGTACCACATCCCGCGGCTGGCCCGGACGATCAAGCTGATCGCCGAGGCACAGGAGGCCTCCGGCCAGATCACCGACGTGCTGTCGACGGCGGCCCAGTCCTCCGAGAACCAGGACGACATCGAGCGCGAACGCAAGTCCCGGACGCGGATGCAGGTCGCGATCATCCTGATGACGTACCTCACGCTGCTGGCGGTGATGGCGATCCTGAAGGTGCAGTTCCTCGACACCATGGCGTCGATGGGCGGGAGCGGCGGTGGGGAAGCGGCTGGCGCCGGTGGGCTCAGCTTCGGCGCCAGCATCGACACGCAGCTGCTCTCGCTACTCTTTTTCCACGCGGTGACGCTGCAAGCGATGCTCTCGGGGTTCATCTCGGGGTACATCCGCGACGCCCAGATCATCTCCGGCGTGAAGTTCGTCGTGATCCTCCAGACGCTGGCGCTCGCGGTCTGGGTGGTGGTCGTATGA
- a CDS encoding phosphopantetheine adenylyltransferase has product MQVAIGGTFDPVHDGHRKLFRRAFELGDLTVGLTSDELAPETRHVERYVRPWEERKADLEAELEPLAGEYGREFEIRKLEEPTGIATEPQFDALIVSPETESGGERINEIREGRGHDPLRIEVVDHVSAEDGERISSTRIVTGEIDRHGNLTPEREGRGKFPPEGAESASACDSE; this is encoded by the coding sequence ATGCAGGTCGCCATCGGGGGGACGTTCGACCCCGTCCACGACGGTCACCGGAAGCTGTTCCGCCGAGCGTTCGAACTCGGCGACCTGACCGTCGGTCTCACGTCCGACGAACTCGCCCCGGAGACACGTCACGTCGAGCGGTACGTCCGCCCCTGGGAGGAGCGCAAGGCGGATCTCGAGGCCGAACTCGAACCGCTTGCCGGGGAGTACGGCCGCGAGTTCGAGATCCGAAAGCTGGAGGAGCCGACCGGGATCGCGACCGAGCCACAGTTCGACGCGCTGATCGTCTCCCCGGAAACCGAGTCGGGCGGCGAACGGATCAACGAGATCCGCGAGGGGCGCGGCCACGACCCGCTCCGGATCGAGGTCGTCGACCACGTTTCCGCCGAGGACGGCGAGCGCATCTCCTCGACGCGGATCGTCACCGGCGAGATCGACAGACACGGCAACCTCACGCCCGAACGCGAGGGTCGCGGGAAGTTCCCGCCGGAGGGCGCCGAGTCCGCCTCCGCTTGCGACTCCGAGTAG
- a CDS encoding winged helix-turn-helix transcriptional regulator yields the protein MSQEPETDDEDASSARERLEESADKAIGEFDQGVVDLLAWLLDTETRARIYVYLRQHPASTSEEVAEGTGLYPSTVREALAELHEEETVIRGKRESEGAGNNPYEYDAISPSELVSDAVGQVQSQLNAVFNLDDRLSRGEEGDDEGPVTISVSDGDGEADDGGDTDDQAEDTENASDADSSDAAESK from the coding sequence ATGTCCCAGGAGCCCGAAACCGACGACGAAGACGCCAGTTCGGCGCGGGAGCGGCTCGAGGAGAGCGCCGACAAGGCGATCGGCGAGTTCGATCAGGGCGTCGTCGACCTGCTGGCGTGGCTGCTCGACACCGAGACGCGGGCGCGGATCTACGTCTACCTCCGACAGCACCCCGCCAGCACCAGCGAGGAGGTCGCCGAGGGGACGGGGCTATACCCGAGCACCGTCCGCGAAGCGCTGGCCGAACTCCACGAGGAGGAAACCGTCATCCGCGGGAAACGCGAGAGCGAGGGCGCGGGCAACAACCCCTACGAGTACGACGCCATCTCGCCCAGCGAGCTCGTCTCCGACGCGGTCGGCCAGGTGCAGAGCCAGCTCAACGCGGTGTTCAACCTCGACGACCGCCTCAGCCGCGGCGAGGAGGGCGACGACGAGGGGCCGGTGACTATCTCCGTCAGCGACGGCGACGGGGAGGCCGACGACGGCGGGGACACCGACGACCAAGCGGAGGACACCGAGAACGCGAGCGACGCCGACTCGTCCGACGCGGCCGAGAGCAAATGA
- a CDS encoding type II/IV secretion system ATPase subunit: MATDEGDSSPSPLDGEVQEDVEPGEGAGSTPDAVVGSYTWDDFLREHGEAEAAETLYQRFEETPGSERWGEEDRSLTREDWERTDVDPAEYLGFPPWEIEARIAAAAGVAGDITDYSSLIGYDQTPVIKDIYGWADYKREYFYDEDGEPPTDSDGEPETFDPAEALGFPPESIGATMADCERAGEELQELIDERTVDVDEEIDEDAFFSDTHGQTTVANRYDLEKTVPIAKKQHFRERDRYWVNKPYSFVVIFHSTKENEIKYYVVEPHLTEIEDDLTDYLTDKLRASIKYEDEGDTAGDEAHRRSVIENRTRELLDRYDLYDEPGEPGERGGLGNRVADAFGLDPGEGVSGRVVDLLGYEEPVDGVHQLAGIEVRPEWALLEEDDDTLNEYQVEKLLYYLERDFIGYERIDGIKHDINVEDISCDGYNAPVFVYHTDYEQIITNVYHGEDELDDFVVKLAQRSGKGISKRRPQVDATLPDGSRAQLTLGKEVSDHGTNYTIRQFKDVPFTPVDLINWQTFSLDEMAFLWLCIENHKSLIFAGGTASGKTTSLNAVSLFIPSNSKIVSIEDTREVELPQRNWIASVTRPSFSDDDKGDVDEFDLLEAALRQRPDYIVMGEIRGEEGRTLFQVMSTGHTTYTTFHADNVGEVLKRFTTEPINVSKTMFTALDLVSIQTSTRVHGQKVRRNKSITEINHYDAENDEINVQDVYQWQAETDEFLKMGDSNTLEEIMFDRGWDRDRLDDEIFKRQTVLAYLIYEGLNTYTQVAATFQAFINDPETILSLMANDQLEASLEDLREMESVLIDIDPEKEEMVPRPDPTDEILEEAAGILEEAEERLFEKYRGETPDAVADALVDTEPQGNVEATVDAAGELPAGAEESVELDEPNDRAALDDGNEEDDSIPELESGDEDDDLASGGDE, translated from the coding sequence ATGGCTACCGACGAGGGGGACTCTTCCCCGAGCCCGCTCGACGGCGAGGTGCAGGAGGACGTCGAACCCGGCGAGGGCGCCGGGTCGACTCCGGACGCCGTCGTCGGCTCGTACACCTGGGACGATTTCCTTCGCGAACACGGCGAGGCCGAGGCGGCGGAAACGCTCTACCAGCGGTTCGAGGAGACGCCCGGCAGCGAGCGCTGGGGGGAGGAGGACCGTTCGCTGACACGGGAGGACTGGGAACGAACCGACGTCGACCCCGCGGAGTATCTGGGGTTCCCGCCGTGGGAGATCGAAGCCCGCATCGCGGCCGCCGCGGGGGTCGCCGGGGACATCACTGACTACTCGTCGCTGATCGGCTACGACCAGACGCCGGTGATCAAGGACATCTACGGCTGGGCGGACTACAAACGCGAGTACTTCTACGACGAGGACGGCGAGCCGCCGACCGACAGCGACGGCGAGCCCGAGACGTTCGACCCCGCCGAGGCACTGGGGTTCCCCCCGGAGTCGATCGGCGCGACGATGGCCGACTGCGAGCGGGCGGGTGAGGAGCTGCAGGAGCTGATCGACGAGCGCACCGTCGACGTCGACGAGGAGATCGACGAGGACGCCTTCTTCTCGGACACGCATGGGCAGACGACCGTCGCCAACCGGTACGATCTGGAGAAGACCGTCCCGATCGCGAAGAAGCAACACTTCCGGGAACGGGACCGCTACTGGGTGAACAAACCCTACTCCTTCGTGGTGATCTTCCACTCGACGAAGGAGAACGAGATCAAGTACTACGTCGTCGAGCCCCACCTCACCGAGATCGAGGACGACCTCACCGACTACCTGACCGACAAGCTTCGGGCGTCGATCAAGTACGAGGACGAGGGCGACACCGCGGGCGACGAGGCCCACCGGCGCTCGGTGATCGAGAACCGAACCCGGGAGCTGCTCGACCGCTACGACCTCTACGACGAGCCCGGCGAGCCGGGCGAACGCGGCGGGCTGGGCAACCGCGTCGCGGACGCGTTCGGGCTCGACCCGGGCGAGGGCGTCTCCGGTCGCGTCGTCGATTTACTGGGGTACGAGGAGCCCGTCGACGGCGTCCACCAACTGGCGGGGATCGAGGTCCGCCCCGAATGGGCCCTGCTGGAGGAGGACGACGACACGCTCAACGAGTACCAGGTCGAGAAGCTGCTGTACTACCTCGAACGCGACTTCATCGGCTACGAGCGCATCGACGGCATCAAACACGACATCAACGTCGAGGACATCTCGTGTGACGGGTACAACGCCCCCGTCTTCGTCTACCACACCGACTACGAGCAGATCATCACCAACGTCTACCACGGCGAGGACGAACTTGACGACTTCGTCGTGAAGCTGGCCCAGCGATCCGGGAAGGGGATCTCCAAGCGCCGGCCACAGGTCGACGCCACCCTCCCGGACGGGTCGCGTGCCCAGCTCACGCTCGGCAAGGAGGTCTCCGACCACGGGACCAACTACACGATCCGCCAGTTCAAGGACGTCCCGTTCACGCCGGTCGACCTGATCAACTGGCAGACGTTCAGCCTCGACGAGATGGCCTTTTTGTGGCTCTGTATCGAGAACCACAAGTCGCTGATCTTCGCCGGCGGGACGGCCTCGGGGAAGACGACCTCGCTGAACGCGGTGTCGCTGTTCATCCCGTCGAACAGCAAGATCGTCTCCATCGAGGACACCCGCGAGGTCGAGCTCCCCCAGCGCAACTGGATCGCCTCAGTTACGCGCCCCTCGTTCTCCGACGACGACAAGGGCGACGTCGACGAGTTCGACCTGCTGGAGGCCGCGCTCCGCCAGCGCCCGGACTACATCGTGATGGGCGAGATCCGTGGCGAGGAGGGGCGGACGCTGTTCCAGGTCATGTCCACGGGGCACACCACCTACACCACGTTCCACGCCGACAACGTGGGGGAGGTGCTGAAGCGGTTCACCACCGAGCCGATCAACGTCTCGAAGACGATGTTCACGGCGCTGGACCTCGTCTCCATCCAGACCTCTACCCGGGTGCACGGCCAGAAGGTGCGCCGGAACAAGTCGATCACCGAGATCAACCACTACGACGCCGAGAACGACGAGATCAACGTGCAGGACGTGTACCAGTGGCAGGCCGAGACCGACGAGTTCCTGAAGATGGGCGACTCGAACACCTTGGAGGAGATCATGTTCGACCGCGGGTGGGACCGCGACCGCCTCGACGACGAGATCTTCAAGCGCCAGACGGTGCTCGCCTACCTGATCTACGAGGGGCTCAACACGTACACCCAGGTCGCGGCGACGTTCCAGGCGTTCATCAACGACCCCGAGACGATCCTCTCGCTGATGGCCAACGACCAGCTGGAGGCCTCGCTCGAGGATCTCCGGGAGATGGAGTCCGTGCTGATCGACATCGACCCCGAGAAGGAGGAGATGGTCCCCCGTCCCGACCCGACCGACGAGATCCTCGAGGAGGCCGCGGGGATCCTCGAAGAGGCGGAGGAGCGACTGTTCGAGAAGTACCGCGGCGAGACCCCCGACGCGGTCGCGGACGCGCTGGTCGACACCGAGCCACAGGGCAACGTCGAAGCGACGGTCGACGCCGCGGGCGAACTCCCCGCCGGGGCCGAGGAAAGCGTCGAACTCGACGAGCCGAACGATCGTGCGGCGCTCGACGACGGCAACGAGGAGGACGACTCGATCCCGGAACTCGAATCGGGCGACGAGGACGACGACTTGGCGAGCGGGGGCGACGAGTAG
- a CDS encoding thioesterase family protein, producing MSYETTVGVRFRDIDAMGHVNNAVYASYAEQARVDYFADVLGTDLSAVSSVLARIEIDYHRPIELDDGPVTVAVDVPSLGESSLPMTYEISDGDGNLAASVESVQVAYDREAGESVPIPEEWREAIESYHDL from the coding sequence ATGAGCTACGAGACCACCGTCGGCGTGCGCTTCCGTGACATCGACGCGATGGGCCACGTCAACAACGCGGTGTACGCCAGCTACGCCGAGCAGGCTCGGGTCGACTACTTCGCGGACGTGCTCGGCACCGACCTCTCGGCGGTCTCCTCGGTGCTCGCCCGTATCGAGATCGACTACCACCGGCCGATCGAACTCGACGACGGTCCCGTCACGGTCGCGGTCGACGTGCCGAGCCTCGGCGAGTCGAGCCTCCCGATGACGTACGAGATCAGCGACGGCGACGGGAACCTCGCGGCCAGCGTCGAGAGCGTGCAGGTGGCGTACGACCGCGAGGCCGGCGAGTCGGTGCCGATCCCCGAGGAGTGGCGCGAGGCGATCGAGTCGTACCACGACCTCTAG
- a CDS encoding cyclin, with the protein MYSARDRVEQEEWLVEIERAADSLDLGADARSTAEDLFLSNVPESERSKPAVAAAALYAGALLAGEERSQTNVADAMDVSRLSVQQRWKPILESAGFRPPSW; encoded by the coding sequence GTGTACAGCGCCCGGGACCGCGTCGAACAGGAGGAGTGGCTCGTGGAGATCGAACGCGCGGCCGACAGCCTCGACCTCGGCGCCGACGCGCGGTCGACCGCCGAGGACCTGTTCCTGAGCAACGTCCCCGAGAGCGAGCGCTCCAAACCCGCGGTCGCGGCCGCCGCGCTCTATGCGGGTGCGCTGCTTGCGGGCGAGGAACGATCCCAGACGAACGTGGCCGACGCGATGGACGTCTCGCGGCTCTCGGTCCAGCAGCGCTGGAAGCCGATACTCGAGTCGGCGGGGTTTCGCCCGCCGTCGTGGTGA
- a CDS encoding AsnC family transcriptional regulator, with translation MRDLDETDLRIIELLAENARRSYSEIGDDVGLSGPAVSDRVQRLQDSGVLERFTVDVDRSQLRAGVPVFVRLAVEDGMEDLRDRVSAATAVEHLFVTADEELLFYGRAEANGVRGWLTDLVGDAVVIEREVTVVDDVEWTPALGGVEFALSCDECGNTVDSEGETERLGDDVYHFCCPSCRSRFVERYERMEEGA, from the coding sequence ATGCGCGACCTCGACGAGACCGACCTGCGGATCATCGAGCTGCTGGCCGAGAACGCTCGCCGGTCGTACAGCGAGATCGGCGACGACGTCGGGCTCTCGGGGCCGGCCGTCTCCGATCGCGTCCAGCGACTCCAGGATTCGGGCGTGCTGGAGCGGTTCACCGTCGACGTGGACCGCTCGCAGCTACGTGCCGGGGTGCCCGTGTTCGTCCGTCTCGCTGTCGAGGACGGGATGGAGGACCTCCGGGATCGCGTGTCGGCCGCCACCGCGGTCGAACACCTGTTCGTGACCGCCGACGAGGAGCTGCTGTTCTACGGTCGCGCCGAGGCGAACGGCGTGCGCGGCTGGCTGACCGATCTCGTGGGCGACGCCGTCGTCATTGAGCGCGAGGTCACCGTCGTCGACGACGTCGAGTGGACGCCCGCGCTGGGCGGCGTCGAGTTCGCGCTGAGCTGTGACGAGTGTGGCAACACCGTCGACAGCGAGGGAGAGACCGAACGCCTGGGCGACGACGTGTACCACTTCTGCTGTCCCTCCTGTCGCTCGCGGTTCGTGGAGCGCTACGAGCGGATGGAGGAGGGAGCCTGA